Proteins encoded together in one Campylobacter peloridis LMG 23910 window:
- a CDS encoding class I SAM-dependent methyltransferase codes for MFLFHYFKNPKQTGAFCASSKKLSKLITSHVHNAKNIVEIGPGTGSFTQYILKQKSHKANFFAVEINPHMAKKLKKNIKNIDVEVNSAEFLSNMLEKRSIKQLDLIISGIPWAMLNSKEQDVLLNSIHEVLEEKGCFATFAYVLPTPKGRAFKKKLFATFSKVEISPIIWQNLPPAFVYFCTK; via the coding sequence TAAAAATCCAAAACAAACAGGTGCATTTTGTGCAAGCTCAAAAAAACTTAGCAAGCTTATAACCTCTCATGTTCATAATGCCAAAAACATCGTTGAAATAGGACCTGGAACAGGAAGTTTTACCCAATATATACTCAAGCAAAAAAGCCATAAGGCTAATTTTTTTGCTGTTGAAATCAACCCTCACATGGCAAAAAAACTCAAGAAAAATATAAAAAATATTGATGTAGAAGTTAATTCTGCTGAATTTTTATCTAATATGCTTGAAAAAAGATCGATAAAACAACTTGATTTAATAATCTCAGGAATTCCTTGGGCTATGTTAAATTCTAAAGAACAAGATGTTTTGTTAAATTCTATTCATGAAGTTTTAGAAGAAAAAGGCTGTTTTGCAACCTTTGCATATGTTTTGCCTACTCCAAAAGGAAGGGCTTTTAAGAAAAAACTTTTTGCTACTTTTAGCAAGGTGGAAATTTCACCCATTATTTGGCAAAATCTCCCCCCTGCTTTTGTTTATTTTTGCACTAAATAA